A single window of Luteipulveratus halotolerans DNA harbors:
- the qcrA gene encoding cytochrome bc1 complex Rieske iron-sulfur subunit, with protein MSEHDDNLPEQSTGSSVVDLTQGHVEGTGQLPERFDNPGLPPHVHRHGDDDEAAAKRSERQVAALFMMSMLATVLFAVAYFAIDKNDVITLPIIGRANALHAALGVTLGLSLLGIGLGAVHWAKTLMSDEEIAEERHQLRSDDETRQGAVDVVMEGGESAQVRRRPLIVYTLGGALGLFAVPLGLQLVGSLGPLPKNDLSTSLWSTRLGQKDGKGGRKRRLMRDPENTAIRLSDVTMGSVFHVLPEGINDTEHPLNEKVKASVLLVRLDEAKIKSQRQRDWGVDGVVAYSKICTHVGCPVGLYEQQTHHLLCPCHQSTFDMTDDCKVIFGPAKRPLPQLKISVDTDGYLVADQGFVEPVGPSFWERG; from the coding sequence ATGAGCGAGCACGACGACAACCTCCCGGAGCAGAGCACCGGGTCCTCCGTTGTCGATCTGACCCAGGGTCACGTCGAGGGCACCGGCCAGCTGCCGGAGCGCTTCGACAACCCCGGACTCCCGCCCCACGTCCACCGCCACGGTGACGACGACGAGGCGGCGGCCAAGCGTTCCGAGCGTCAGGTCGCAGCCCTGTTCATGATGTCGATGCTGGCCACCGTGCTGTTCGCGGTCGCCTACTTCGCGATCGACAAGAACGACGTCATCACGCTGCCGATCATCGGGCGCGCGAACGCCCTGCACGCCGCCCTCGGCGTCACGCTCGGTCTGTCGCTGCTCGGCATCGGCCTCGGTGCGGTGCACTGGGCCAAGACCCTCATGTCCGATGAGGAGATCGCTGAGGAGCGTCACCAGCTGCGCTCCGACGACGAGACGCGCCAGGGTGCTGTCGACGTCGTCATGGAAGGTGGAGAGTCGGCTCAGGTCCGCCGTCGTCCGCTGATCGTCTACACGCTCGGTGGTGCGCTCGGCCTGTTCGCCGTGCCGCTCGGACTGCAGCTGGTCGGTTCCCTCGGACCGCTGCCCAAGAACGACCTGTCCACCTCGCTGTGGAGCACGCGCCTGGGCCAGAAGGACGGCAAGGGCGGCCGAAAGCGTCGTCTGATGCGCGACCCCGAGAACACCGCCATCCGTCTGTCCGACGTGACGATGGGCTCGGTCTTCCACGTCCTGCCCGAGGGCATCAACGACACCGAGCACCCGCTCAACGAGAAGGTCAAGGCATCCGTCCTGCTGGTTCGGCTGGACGAGGCCAAGATCAAGAGCCAGCGTCAGCGTGACTGGGGTGTCGACGGTGTCGTCGCCTACTCCAAGATCTGCACGCACGTGGGCTGTCCCGTCGGTCTGTACGAGCAGCAGACGCACCACCTGCTGTGCCCGTGCCACCAGTCGACCTTCGACATGACCGACGACTGCAAGGTGATCTTCGGACCGGCCAAGCGCCCGCTGCCGCAGCTGAAGATCTCCGTCGACACTGATGGTTACCTCGTTGCTGACCAGGGCTTCGTCGAGCCCGTCGGCCCGAGCTTCTGGGAGCGTGGATGA
- the qcrC gene encoding cytochrome bc1 complex diheme cytochrome c subunit, with the protein MSSLAARRRHPAAIVLVLLLGLVVTGGLYAALAPKDAKAATATADDVKAGKDLFLANCASCHGTNASGTNAGPSLVGVGAAAVDFQVGTGRMPLTQPGVQAQRNKVVMNDTQTKQLSAYVASLGPGPSVPAEKYTEGGGDIAKGGELFRVNCAMCHNAVGSGGALTRGKFAPSLRDVEGKHIYEAMVTGPQSMPVFNDNNLSPEDKNDIISFLHNIDNEANAGGHNLGSLGPVSEGMFAWTIGIGLLIGAAVWLGRKAA; encoded by the coding sequence GTGAGCTCCCTTGCCGCTCGCCGCCGACACCCAGCAGCCATCGTGCTCGTGCTGCTGCTGGGTCTGGTCGTGACCGGCGGCCTGTACGCCGCACTCGCACCGAAGGACGCCAAGGCCGCGACGGCCACGGCGGACGACGTCAAGGCCGGCAAGGACCTGTTCCTCGCCAACTGCGCGAGCTGCCACGGCACCAACGCCAGCGGCACCAACGCCGGGCCGTCACTGGTCGGCGTGGGCGCTGCCGCCGTCGACTTCCAGGTCGGCACCGGTCGTATGCCGCTGACCCAGCCCGGCGTGCAGGCGCAGCGCAACAAGGTCGTCATGAACGACACGCAGACCAAGCAGCTGTCCGCGTACGTCGCCTCCCTCGGCCCCGGCCCGTCGGTGCCGGCCGAGAAGTACACCGAGGGTGGCGGTGACATCGCCAAGGGCGGGGAGCTCTTCCGCGTCAACTGCGCCATGTGCCACAACGCCGTCGGCTCCGGCGGTGCGCTGACCCGCGGCAAGTTCGCCCCGAGCCTGCGCGACGTGGAGGGCAAGCACATCTACGAAGCCATGGTCACCGGCCCGCAGTCGATGCCGGTGTTCAACGACAACAACCTGTCCCCCGAGGACAAGAACGACATCATCAGCTTCCTGCACAACATCGACAACGAGGCCAATGCCGGTGGTCACAACCTCGGCAGCCTGGGCCCGGTCTCCGAAGGCATGTTCGCCTGGACGATCGGGATCGGCCTGCTCATCGGTGCCGCAGTCTGGCTGGGACGGAAGGCTGCCTGA
- the trpD gene encoding anthranilate phosphoribosyltransferase, translating into MLTSLLGGVDLDSRTTEWVMDQVLTERADPAQLAGFLIALRAKGETAGEMLGLAEGMLAHAVRIEVPGRTLDIVGTGGDQAHTVNISTMSSIVAAAAGATVVKHGNRASSSSSGSADVLEALGVRLDLTPEQVQRVGERAGITFCFAQTFHPSFRHAGSTRRALGVPTAFNILGPLTNPAQPRFAAVGVADRRLAPEVAGVFAGRGKDAAVFRGDDGLDELTLTTSSTVWWVRDGVVTEHRLGPSDVGLPTAPIEALRGGDPAHNAAVVRDLVGGKGGPVRDAVLLNAGIAVALTRLDGHTTLFGEYDDLSGLVGAGVQAAASAIDSGRAAQVLDSWVDATQAAYGEE; encoded by the coding sequence GTGCTGACGTCGCTGCTCGGCGGTGTCGACCTCGACTCCCGCACGACGGAGTGGGTCATGGACCAGGTGCTCACCGAACGCGCTGACCCGGCCCAGCTCGCCGGGTTCCTGATCGCGCTGCGTGCCAAGGGCGAGACCGCAGGCGAGATGCTGGGCCTGGCCGAGGGCATGCTCGCGCACGCCGTGCGCATCGAGGTGCCCGGGCGGACCCTCGACATCGTCGGTACCGGCGGCGACCAGGCCCACACGGTCAACATCTCGACCATGTCGTCGATCGTCGCTGCGGCCGCCGGCGCGACCGTCGTCAAGCACGGCAACCGCGCGTCGTCGTCGTCGTCGGGGTCGGCGGACGTGCTGGAGGCCCTCGGGGTCCGTCTCGACCTCACGCCCGAGCAGGTGCAGCGCGTCGGCGAACGCGCCGGCATCACGTTCTGCTTCGCCCAGACCTTCCACCCGTCGTTCCGGCACGCGGGTTCGACCAGGCGTGCGCTCGGCGTACCGACGGCCTTCAACATCCTCGGACCGCTCACCAACCCGGCCCAGCCGCGGTTCGCCGCGGTCGGGGTCGCCGACCGTCGGCTCGCACCCGAGGTGGCGGGAGTGTTCGCGGGGCGCGGCAAGGACGCCGCGGTCTTCCGTGGCGACGACGGGTTGGACGAGCTGACGCTCACGACCTCGTCCACGGTGTGGTGGGTGCGCGACGGGGTGGTCACCGAGCATCGCCTCGGGCCGTCTGACGTCGGCCTGCCGACTGCTCCGATCGAGGCGCTGCGCGGCGGCGATCCCGCCCACAACGCCGCTGTCGTCCGCGACCTGGTGGGCGGCAAGGGCGGCCCGGTCCGCGACGCGGTACTGCTCAACGCCGGCATCGCGGTCGCCCTCACCCGCCTGGACGGGCACACCACGCTCTTCGGTGAGTACGACGACCTCAGCGGTCTCGTGGGGGCAGGGGTGCAGGCAGCGGCGTCGGCGATCGACTCCGGCAGGGCTGCGCAGGTGCTGGACTCCTGGGTCGACGCGACCCAGGCGGCGTACGGCGAGGAGTAG
- a CDS encoding DEDD exonuclease domain-containing protein, with protein sequence MPSSKAPLAIQATFDDLGTPLRDVTFVVVDLETTGGSATASEITEVGAVKVRGGEVLGEFQTLVNPGLPIPAFISVLTGITDRMVASAPRIDTVLPAFLEFAHDTVLVAHNAPFDVTFLKVNAERLGLPWPGHRVVDTAHLARQLVTRDEAPNRKLSSLAQLFGAATTPDHRALHDARATVDVLHALLGRVGNLGVHTLEELGSFTSRVSPQQRRKRFLADGLPSAPGVYVFKDSQQRPLYVGTSVDIRRRVRSYFTASEQRTRMAEMVGIAETVTPIVCATPLEAEVRELRLIAEHKPRYNRRSRFPEKSVWVKLTVEAFPRLSVVKDVRDDGAQYAGPFGSRAQATEAIAALHEVVPLRQCTARLSTRGQGKACALADIGRCGAPCTGEQSVESYGDVVARATEALAGDARAVVEALEQRMSRLADKERFEDAGHLRDRLMALVRAAARAQRIAPLAASPEVVAARRRDDGGWEVVCVRHGRLAGTTITPRGADPMPAIEALRAGAEIVPPPVAPAPAALPEETEKVLRWLEAPGVRIVHLDGEWTCPMHGAGAARDRLEPLLRSRGEVAGFGEVPGRFETRPAAAVPSAG encoded by the coding sequence ATGCCCTCCAGCAAGGCCCCGCTCGCGATCCAGGCGACGTTCGACGACCTCGGTACGCCGCTGCGCGACGTCACCTTCGTCGTGGTCGACCTGGAGACCACGGGTGGCAGCGCGACGGCGTCGGAGATCACCGAGGTCGGCGCGGTCAAGGTGCGTGGCGGTGAGGTTCTCGGAGAGTTCCAGACACTGGTCAACCCCGGCCTGCCCATCCCCGCGTTCATCTCGGTGCTCACCGGCATCACCGACCGCATGGTGGCGTCGGCGCCGCGGATCGACACGGTGCTCCCGGCGTTCCTGGAGTTCGCGCACGACACGGTGCTCGTCGCTCACAACGCACCGTTCGACGTCACCTTCCTCAAGGTTAACGCCGAGCGGCTCGGACTCCCCTGGCCCGGGCACCGCGTCGTCGACACCGCCCATCTGGCACGACAGCTGGTGACGCGCGACGAGGCGCCCAACCGCAAGCTGTCCTCTCTCGCTCAGCTGTTCGGGGCCGCCACGACACCGGACCACCGGGCCCTGCACGACGCCCGCGCCACCGTCGACGTGCTGCACGCGTTGCTCGGGCGCGTCGGCAACCTGGGCGTCCACACCCTCGAAGAGCTCGGGTCGTTCACCTCTCGCGTCAGTCCGCAGCAGCGGCGCAAGCGGTTCCTCGCCGACGGCCTGCCGTCCGCTCCGGGCGTCTACGTCTTCAAGGACTCCCAGCAGCGTCCGCTCTACGTCGGCACCTCCGTCGACATCCGCCGCCGTGTCCGCAGCTACTTCACGGCGAGCGAGCAGCGCACCCGCATGGCCGAGATGGTCGGGATCGCCGAGACCGTGACACCGATCGTGTGCGCGACGCCGCTCGAGGCCGAGGTGCGCGAGCTGCGTCTCATCGCCGAGCACAAACCTCGCTACAACAGGCGGTCCCGCTTTCCCGAGAAGTCCGTGTGGGTCAAGCTCACGGTCGAGGCGTTTCCGCGGCTGTCGGTCGTCAAGGACGTGCGCGACGACGGGGCCCAGTACGCCGGTCCGTTCGGCTCCCGGGCACAGGCGACCGAGGCGATCGCGGCGCTGCACGAGGTCGTCCCGCTGCGGCAGTGCACGGCGCGGCTGTCCACGCGCGGTCAAGGCAAGGCGTGCGCGCTCGCGGACATCGGCCGGTGCGGGGCGCCGTGCACCGGCGAGCAGTCCGTCGAGTCCTACGGCGACGTGGTGGCCCGGGCCACGGAGGCTCTTGCGGGTGACGCGCGCGCGGTGGTCGAGGCGCTGGAGCAGCGCATGAGCCGCCTCGCCGACAAGGAGAGGTTCGAGGACGCGGGCCACCTGCGCGACCGTCTGATGGCACTCGTCCGTGCCGCCGCACGCGCCCAACGCATCGCGCCACTCGCGGCGAGCCCCGAGGTGGTCGCGGCCCGCCGTCGTGACGACGGTGGCTGGGAGGTCGTCTGCGTACGCCACGGGCGGCTCGCCGGCACGACGATCACCCCTCGTGGTGCCGACCCCATGCCGGCGATCGAAGCGCTTCGCGCGGGTGCCGAGATCGTCCCGCCTCCGGTCGCGCCGGCACCGGCGGCGCTGCCCGAGGAGACCGAGAAGGTGCTGCGCTGGCTGGAGGCGCCCGGCGTGCGCATCGTCCATCTCGACGGCGAGTGGACCTGTCCGATGCACGGCGCCGGGGCAGCACGCGACCGCCTCGAGCCCCTGCTGCGATCGCGTGGTGAGGTCGCGGGTTTCGGCGAGGTGCCCGGCAGGTTCGAGACCCGACCGGCAGCAGCGGTTCCGTCGGCAGGGTGA
- a CDS encoding AMP-dependent synthetase/ligase: MREFDVPPLVVPTQQGNLALLPVRNAEAEPHGVGYVRRASDGSWSEVTHAEFAAAVDALAKGFIAAGISAGDRVGLLSRTRYEWTLTDFALMAAGAVVVPVYETSSAEQVAWVLQDSGAVAVVVESSAHAATVASVRDDLPALHDVWLIDGGGLDELVEGASEVTDAELRSRRTLADRSTPATIIYTSGTTGRPKGCVLTHGNFLTLTENAVERLKTVVEAPGSSTLLFLPLAHVFARLIQCVAVYSRVRLGHAADVRSVVDDLGSFRPTFVLAVPRVFEKIFNHAEQEAVASGKGRAFTAAVETAVAWSTAVDAGRRPSVLLRTRRAAFDRVVYRRLRDALGGRLEFAISGGAPLGERLGHFFAGAGMPVLEGYGLTETTAPATVNTPELRKIGTVGPPLPGVAVRIADDGEVLVSGVGVFSEYFANPDATSRALQDGWLRTGDLGSLDADGFLRITGRLKDIIVTAGGKNVAPAGLEDAVRLHPLVSQCVVVGDQRPYVAALITLDAEMLPVWARARGIEPMSVAEAREHPAVLAALQEAVDGANAAVSRAESIRRFHVLPVDLTEDNGYLTPSLKVRRTLVSRDFAGEISQLYA; the protein is encoded by the coding sequence GTGCGGGAGTTCGACGTCCCACCACTCGTCGTACCGACCCAGCAGGGCAACCTGGCCCTGCTGCCGGTACGCAACGCCGAGGCCGAGCCGCACGGTGTCGGATACGTGCGGCGTGCGTCCGACGGCAGCTGGAGCGAGGTCACCCACGCCGAGTTCGCCGCAGCTGTCGACGCTCTCGCCAAAGGATTCATCGCGGCAGGCATCAGCGCCGGCGACCGCGTCGGCCTCCTCTCCCGCACCCGCTACGAGTGGACCCTGACGGACTTCGCGCTGATGGCGGCCGGTGCGGTCGTGGTCCCGGTCTACGAGACGTCGTCGGCCGAGCAGGTCGCCTGGGTGCTGCAGGACTCCGGGGCGGTCGCTGTCGTCGTCGAGTCGAGCGCTCATGCCGCGACCGTCGCCTCCGTGCGCGACGACCTGCCAGCACTGCACGACGTGTGGCTGATCGACGGTGGCGGGCTGGACGAGCTGGTCGAGGGCGCGAGCGAGGTCACCGACGCCGAGCTGCGCAGCCGTCGTACTCTCGCCGACCGCTCGACCCCGGCGACGATCATCTACACCTCCGGCACCACCGGACGCCCCAAGGGTTGCGTCCTCACGCACGGCAACTTCCTCACCCTCACCGAGAACGCCGTCGAACGGCTCAAGACCGTCGTCGAGGCACCGGGCTCGTCGACGCTGCTGTTCCTCCCGCTCGCCCACGTGTTCGCGCGACTCATCCAGTGCGTCGCCGTGTACTCGCGGGTCCGGCTGGGCCACGCCGCCGACGTGCGGTCCGTGGTCGACGACCTCGGCTCGTTCCGACCGACGTTCGTCCTCGCCGTGCCGCGCGTGTTCGAGAAGATCTTCAACCACGCCGAGCAGGAGGCCGTGGCGAGCGGAAAGGGCCGGGCGTTCACGGCCGCGGTCGAGACCGCCGTCGCGTGGAGCACCGCGGTCGACGCCGGACGTCGTCCGTCCGTCCTGCTGCGCACGCGCCGTGCGGCGTTCGACCGGGTCGTCTACCGGCGGCTGCGCGACGCCCTCGGCGGGCGCCTCGAGTTCGCCATCAGCGGCGGGGCTCCCCTCGGCGAGCGACTGGGCCACTTCTTCGCAGGCGCGGGCATGCCGGTGCTCGAGGGCTACGGCCTCACCGAGACGACGGCGCCGGCGACGGTCAACACCCCCGAGCTGCGCAAGATCGGCACGGTCGGTCCGCCCCTGCCAGGCGTCGCCGTACGCATCGCCGACGACGGCGAGGTCCTCGTCTCGGGGGTCGGGGTGTTCAGCGAGTACTTCGCCAACCCCGACGCCACCTCTCGTGCCCTGCAGGACGGGTGGCTGCGGACGGGCGACCTCGGCAGCCTCGACGCGGACGGCTTCCTGCGGATCACCGGCCGCCTCAAGGACATCATCGTCACCGCCGGCGGCAAGAACGTCGCACCGGCCGGCCTCGAGGACGCCGTCCGCCTCCACCCGCTCGTGTCGCAGTGCGTCGTGGTCGGCGACCAGCGGCCCTACGTGGCTGCGCTGATCACCCTCGACGCCGAGATGCTCCCCGTATGGGCCCGGGCTCGCGGCATCGAGCCGATGTCGGTCGCAGAGGCACGCGAGCACCCTGCCGTTCTCGCCGCGCTGCAAGAGGCCGTCGACGGCGCCAACGCCGCGGTCAGCCGGGCCGAGTCCATCCGCAGGTTCCACGTCCTGCCGGTCGACCTCACCGAGGACAACGGCTATCTCACGCCGTCTCTCAAGGTGCGTCGGACGCTCGTCAGCAGGGACTTCGCGGGCGAGATCTCCCAGCTCTACGCCTGA
- the ctaE gene encoding aa3-type cytochrome oxidase subunit III, with product MTDVATATAQTSQPAIPAGHGPVTRPNMTAVGTMVWLASELMFFAGLFAMYFTIRSVAPDLWDKNTEVLNVPFALGNTLILVISSIWCQLGVFKAEQGVPFRTGKLTQVGQWGMREWYVLTYLFGSVFVAGQVMEYSELVHEGIRLDSDAYGSMFYLTTGFHGLHVTGGLLAFLLIIGRTFTSRRYTHHQATGAIVTSYYWHFVDVVWIALFATIYLLQ from the coding sequence ATGACCGACGTGGCGACCGCGACTGCTCAGACGAGCCAACCAGCAATCCCCGCCGGACACGGTCCGGTGACCCGCCCGAACATGACCGCCGTCGGCACGATGGTGTGGCTCGCAAGTGAGCTCATGTTCTTCGCCGGGCTCTTCGCGATGTACTTCACCATCCGCTCCGTGGCCCCGGACCTGTGGGACAAGAACACCGAGGTGCTCAACGTCCCGTTCGCCCTGGGCAACACGTTGATCCTGGTGATCTCCTCCATCTGGTGCCAGCTCGGCGTGTTCAAGGCCGAGCAGGGCGTCCCGTTCCGCACGGGCAAGCTGACGCAGGTCGGCCAGTGGGGCATGCGCGAGTGGTACGTCCTGACCTACCTGTTCGGCTCGGTCTTCGTCGCCGGCCAGGTCATGGAGTACTCCGAGCTGGTGCATGAGGGCATCCGCCTGGACTCCGACGCCTACGGCTCGATGTTCTACCTGACCACCGGCTTCCACGGCCTCCACGTCACCGGTGGCCTCCTGGCCTTCCTGCTGATCATCGGCCGCACGTTCACCTCGCGCCGCTACACCCACCACCAGGCCACCGGCGCGATCGTGACCAGCTACTACTGGCACTTCGTCGACGTCGTCTGGATCGCGCTGTTCGCCACGATCTACTTGCTCCAGTGA
- a CDS encoding GNAT family N-acetyltransferase: protein MTRAWATIDLPIGGEGADVREARIRCVGRTWSSRQRVHAGDVAWSAADPARETVRRLWTVADRVVAWAYADGDATRRHVDLHVSPEAPSGLVQDVVAWCHERSAVVEVPVLDREQHLLSALRTVSAEEDTAAPWFVHQVRALRGPLPQPLLPGGYHVRAVHPGEEEARVVVHRRSWAPTRLQEMVGGPVVDTGAASPFGRDAYERVTATSLYRRDLDLVVEAPDGQLVASALGWFDPMSRSGLIEPVGTDPSYAVRGLGRAACAALLISLARAGATQAVVCPRGDDGYPVPRHLYATLGMTPVARTRTYRVGAVSGAA, encoded by the coding sequence ATGACGAGGGCCTGGGCGACGATCGACCTGCCCATCGGGGGCGAGGGCGCGGACGTGCGCGAAGCGCGCATCCGGTGCGTCGGTCGTACCTGGTCCTCGCGGCAGCGGGTCCACGCCGGCGATGTGGCGTGGTCGGCCGCCGATCCGGCGAGGGAGACCGTACGACGGCTGTGGACGGTCGCGGACCGGGTCGTCGCCTGGGCGTACGCCGACGGAGACGCGACGCGCCGTCACGTCGACCTGCACGTGTCTCCAGAGGCGCCGTCGGGCCTGGTGCAGGACGTCGTCGCCTGGTGCCACGAACGCTCGGCCGTGGTCGAGGTCCCTGTCCTGGACCGCGAGCAGCACCTGCTCAGCGCGCTGCGAACGGTCAGCGCCGAGGAGGACACGGCTGCCCCGTGGTTCGTCCACCAGGTGCGGGCGCTGCGCGGGCCCCTCCCGCAGCCTCTCCTGCCGGGCGGCTACCACGTACGCGCGGTGCATCCGGGTGAGGAGGAGGCGCGGGTCGTGGTCCACCGTCGGTCGTGGGCGCCGACGCGCCTGCAGGAGATGGTCGGCGGTCCGGTCGTCGACACCGGCGCCGCGTCGCCGTTCGGGCGCGACGCGTACGAGAGGGTCACCGCGACGTCGCTGTACCGGCGCGACCTCGACCTCGTCGTCGAGGCGCCCGACGGTCAGCTCGTCGCATCGGCGCTCGGCTGGTTCGACCCGATGTCGCGCAGCGGACTGATCGAACCCGTCGGCACCGACCCGTCCTACGCCGTCCGTGGGCTGGGCAGGGCGGCGTGCGCCGCGCTGCTGATCTCGCTTGCGAGGGCCGGCGCGACCCAGGCCGTGGTGTGCCCCCGTGGTGACGACGGGTATCCCGTGCCCCGTCATCTGTACGCGACCCTCGGGATGACGCCGGTCGCCCGGACGAGGACCTATCGGGTCGGCGCTGTCAGTGGTGCCGCCTAG
- the qcrB gene encoding cytochrome bc1 complex cytochrome b subunit, with translation MSTESPTRSADALRKDDDTAPPAKGGGAVGALAGWVDDRTGTAKGFRYFMKKVFPDHWSFMLGEIAMYSLVILLLTGTFLTFWFVPSAGHTVYDGSYEPLKGIAMSEAFASTVDISFDVRGGLIIRQIHHWSALLFIVSIMLHMFRVFFTGAFRKPREINWIIGLTLLMLALVEGFAGYSLPDDLLSGTGLRAAQGFMLSIPVLGSYISYMVFGGGFPGEAIIPRLFTVHVLLLPAIIVGLFTAHIILVMVHKHTQYPGPGKTEKNVVGFPMMPVYLAKAGGFFFIVFGITALIAGLVTINPIWAYGPYEPTQVTAGAQPDWYMGFADGALRLLPGFLEFELFGTTWSFNIFLGAIALIPVLFTIAGAYPFVEAWITGDKREHHLLDRPRNAPTRTALGMAAISFYAILFFAAGNDIMAIKLHLSINDITNALRIACVVVPPLVFWVTKRICLSLQRRDRDLVLHGRETGRIVRTADGKFFEAHEPLDAHTRWPLVAFETNRPLELSEAADGNGVRRLGAAKGRLRAKLSSFYFSDRIEAVTPAELAAAHHHGEHEALETAVVEDSHPSEFGGHLHGGAEEIGAGHAYGHVGDKHDD, from the coding sequence ATGAGCACCGAGAGCCCCACCCGCAGCGCTGACGCGTTGCGCAAGGACGATGACACCGCTCCCCCCGCCAAGGGTGGAGGCGCCGTAGGCGCACTGGCCGGCTGGGTCGACGACCGCACCGGGACCGCCAAGGGTTTCCGGTACTTCATGAAGAAGGTCTTCCCGGACCACTGGTCGTTCATGCTCGGCGAGATCGCCATGTACTCCCTGGTGATCCTGCTGCTGACCGGCACCTTCCTGACGTTCTGGTTCGTGCCGAGCGCGGGCCACACCGTCTACGACGGCAGCTACGAGCCGCTCAAGGGCATCGCGATGTCCGAGGCGTTCGCCTCGACGGTCGACATCTCGTTCGACGTCCGTGGCGGCCTGATCATCCGGCAGATCCACCACTGGTCGGCGCTGCTGTTCATCGTCTCGATCATGCTGCACATGTTCCGTGTGTTCTTCACCGGAGCGTTCCGCAAGCCGCGTGAGATCAACTGGATCATCGGCCTCACGCTGCTGATGCTCGCGCTGGTCGAGGGCTTCGCCGGATACTCCCTCCCGGACGACCTGCTCTCCGGAACGGGTCTGCGTGCGGCGCAGGGCTTCATGCTCTCGATCCCGGTCCTCGGCTCGTACATCTCCTACATGGTGTTCGGTGGAGGGTTCCCGGGCGAGGCGATCATCCCGCGCTTGTTCACGGTGCACGTGCTGCTGCTGCCGGCGATCATCGTCGGCCTGTTCACCGCGCACATCATCCTGGTGATGGTCCACAAGCACACCCAGTACCCCGGCCCGGGCAAGACCGAGAAGAACGTCGTCGGCTTCCCGATGATGCCGGTCTACCTCGCCAAGGCCGGTGGGTTCTTCTTCATCGTCTTCGGCATCACGGCACTCATCGCCGGCCTGGTCACGATCAACCCGATCTGGGCGTACGGACCGTACGAGCCGACGCAGGTCACCGCTGGTGCCCAGCCGGACTGGTACATGGGCTTCGCCGACGGTGCGTTGCGACTCCTACCCGGCTTCCTGGAGTTCGAGCTGTTCGGGACGACGTGGAGCTTCAACATCTTCCTGGGTGCGATCGCGCTGATCCCGGTGCTGTTCACCATCGCGGGCGCGTACCCGTTCGTCGAGGCCTGGATCACGGGCGACAAGCGTGAGCACCACCTGCTCGACCGTCCGCGCAACGCTCCGACGCGGACGGCCCTGGGCATGGCCGCGATCAGCTTCTACGCGATCCTGTTCTTCGCCGCCGGCAACGACATCATGGCGATCAAGCTCCACCTGTCGATCAACGACATCACCAACGCTCTGCGGATCGCGTGCGTCGTGGTGCCGCCGCTGGTGTTCTGGGTGACCAAGCGGATCTGTCTGAGCCTGCAGCGGCGTGACCGTGACCTGGTGCTGCACGGTCGTGAGACCGGCCGCATCGTGCGGACCGCCGACGGCAAGTTCTTCGAGGCACACGAGCCGCTGGACGCGCACACGCGCTGGCCGCTCGTCGCCTTCGAGACCAACCGTCCGCTGGAGCTGTCCGAGGCCGCCGACGGCAACGGCGTGCGCCGGCTCGGTGCTGCCAAGGGCCGCCTGCGCGCGAAGCTCTCGAGCTTCTACTTCAGCGACCGCATCGAGGCAGTCACACCGGCCGAGCTCGCCGCTGCTCACCACCACGGTGAGCACGAGGCGCTCGAGACCGCGGTCGTCGAGGACAGCCACCCGAGCGAGTTCGGCGGCCACCTGCACGGTGGTGCCGAGGAGATCGGTGCTGGCCACGCATACGGCCACGTCGGTGACAAGCACGACGACTGA
- a CDS encoding Lrp/AsnC family transcriptional regulator — MISAIVLIKADVSRIPEVAQAIVQIDGVTEVYSVTGDVDLIAVAKVARHEDFADVIADRLNKVEGVRDTQTHIAFRTYSDEDLGAAFSIGGD; from the coding sequence GTGATCTCCGCCATCGTGCTCATCAAGGCCGACGTCAGCCGCATCCCCGAGGTCGCGCAGGCCATCGTCCAGATCGACGGGGTGACCGAGGTCTACTCCGTCACAGGCGATGTCGACCTGATCGCCGTGGCCAAGGTCGCGCGCCACGAGGACTTCGCCGACGTCATCGCCGACCGTCTCAACAAGGTCGAAGGGGTGCGCGACACGCAGACCCACATCGCCTTCCGCACCTACTCCGACGAGGACCTCGGCGCGGCGTTCAGCATCGGCGGCGACTGA
- a CDS encoding response regulator transcription factor, with protein sequence MASTASVATSPAVRSLSVLLYSDDIATRDAVRVGVGRRPARDVEVSSWRECATADAVIEAVDAGGYDLLLLDGEAAPVGGMGLCRQLKNEVTDCPPVIVLTGRPQDAWLASWSLADAAVPHPIDPLTLGSTMASVARTTSRA encoded by the coding sequence ATGGCCTCGACCGCTTCCGTCGCAACCAGCCCGGCTGTGCGCAGCCTCTCCGTGCTCCTCTACAGCGACGACATCGCGACTCGCGACGCCGTGCGCGTCGGGGTCGGACGCCGCCCCGCGCGTGACGTGGAGGTCAGCAGCTGGCGTGAGTGCGCGACCGCCGATGCCGTCATCGAGGCTGTCGACGCCGGTGGATACGACCTCCTGCTGCTCGACGGCGAGGCAGCCCCGGTCGGCGGTATGGGCCTGTGCCGCCAGCTCAAGAACGAGGTCACCGACTGCCCGCCCGTGATCGTGCTGACCGGTCGGCCGCAGGACGCCTGGCTCGCGTCCTGGTCTCTCGCCGACGCCGCGGTGCCGCACCCGATCGACCCGCTGACGCTGGGGTCGACGATGGCATCGGTGGCTCGTACGACGTCTCGGGCCTAG